In Gemmatimonadaceae bacterium, the sequence CGTGACCGGCCACAATCTGCTCGCCAACCTGGAGAGCCGGCTCGACAATCTCGTCTACCGGATGGGATTCGCGGCCAGCCGCAAGGCGGCGCGTCAGCTCATCCGCCACCGACACGTCGAAGTGAACGGCAAGACGGTGGACGTCGCGAGCTACACGGTGCAGCCGGGCCAGGAGATCCGCGTGCGCGAGAAATCGCGGGAGCTGGTCTTCATCCAGGCGGCGCTGGAGCAGTCGAGCCGCGGTGGCTCCCTCTCGTGGCTCGCCGTGGACAAGGAGAGCTTCAGCGGCCGTATGCTGGAGCGTCCCTCGCGGCCGAACATTCCGATCGCCGCGCAGGAGCAGCTGGTCGTGGAGTTGTACTCCAAGTAATGCGGTAGGAGCGTAGGACAGTAGGACACAGAGACTGCGCCGACGTTTGCCGTCCTACCGTCCTACGGGATGGTGGGGGAGAGGCGGTGTGGTGGAGCTGGGCAGTGCAGTGCAAGGGGTCGGGACCCTAACTCCCATTCGAGCTTGCCGCGCGTTAGGGGCGGGGCAGGGCGACGCCGGTGATTTCCCGGTCGGACCGAGGTATCAACTGACTATGAGCAATTCGATCGATCTTCGCGGACTCGTCCGCCCGCAACTCGTCGAATCGACGACGCGCGATGATAATCCGAATGTGGCCGAGTTCCGGCTCCAGCCGCTGGAGCGCGGCTTCGGGCATACCCTGGGCAA encodes:
- the rpsD gene encoding 30S ribosomal protein S4; this encodes MSRYLGASCKLCRREGTKLFLKGTKCFTEKCPVERRPYAPGQHGQSTARRRKASEYAKQLREKQKIKRIYGLGEQQFRNIFEKVSSLPGVTGHNLLANLESRLDNLVYRMGFAASRKAARQLIRHRHVEVNGKTVDVASYTVQPGQEIRVREKSRELVFIQAALEQSSRGGSLSWLAVDKESFSGRMLERPSRPNIPIAAQEQLVVELYSK